A genome region from Abditibacteriota bacterium includes the following:
- a CDS encoding helix-turn-helix transcriptional regulator, whose translation MSQRDEPVYLISVAAKICDMHPQTLRTYERLGLVIPVRVGSKNRMYSEADVEKLKQIQRLTQDMGVNLAGVDIILGLLDKIKQMQAEHTAETDRLKRVLQEQSRIIDEIGKKA comes from the coding sequence ATGTCACAAAGAGACGAACCTGTTTATCTCATCAGCGTTGCGGCCAAGATTTGCGACATGCATCCCCAGACCCTCAGGACCTACGAAAGACTGGGTCTTGTGATACCTGTCAGAGTCGGCAGCAAAAACCGCATGTATTCCGAAGCGGACGTGGAAAAGCTGAAGCAGATCCAGAGGCTCACCCAGGATATGGGAGTCAACCTGGCCGGCGTGGACATCATACTCGGCCTTCTGGACAAGATCAAACAGATGCAGGCGGAGCACACTGCGGAGACCGACAGGCTCAAGAGAGTTCTGCAGGAGCAGTCGCGTATAATTGATGAAATAGGCAAAAAAGCTTAG
- a CDS encoding J domain-containing protein, whose amino-acid sequence MDYKDYYSVLGVDKSASLKDIKTAYRKLARKYHPDVNPDDKNAEEKFKEISEAYEVLSDEDKRKKYDTYGKDWELYRQGAGANPFENLRFNMGGMGGASGYSPFFDLLFGSNSGIGEQVFSRFRQNVKGQDITYNLDISLQDAYYGSELTLMTDKRLKVKVPRGIGQGQKIKLAGKGAPGPGGNGDLYLVVNFTSDKTFERDGSNLSCQVEVDYLTALLGGEVTVPTMEKPVTMTIPPMTRSGKRFKLPGKGMPRMKSEGCGDLYAVCRIRIPSEISPQEKELLEQIRALRK is encoded by the coding sequence GTGGACTATAAGGATTATTACAGTGTGCTGGGAGTTGACAAATCTGCAAGCCTGAAGGATATCAAGACAGCATACAGAAAGCTGGCCAGAAAGTATCATCCCGACGTGAACCCCGACGACAAGAACGCCGAGGAAAAATTCAAGGAGATCAGCGAGGCCTACGAAGTACTCTCAGACGAGGACAAACGCAAGAAATACGATACTTACGGCAAGGACTGGGAGCTGTACCGGCAGGGAGCCGGTGCCAATCCCTTTGAGAACCTGCGCTTCAACATGGGAGGTATGGGCGGAGCCAGCGGCTACAGCCCCTTCTTCGATCTGCTTTTCGGATCCAACTCCGGCATCGGCGAACAGGTGTTTTCCCGCTTCAGACAAAACGTCAAAGGGCAGGATATCACCTACAACCTGGACATCAGCCTGCAGGACGCCTATTACGGCAGCGAGCTGACACTGATGACCGACAAACGGCTGAAGGTGAAGGTGCCCAGGGGCATCGGCCAGGGCCAGAAGATCAAGCTGGCGGGCAAAGGCGCCCCCGGACCCGGAGGCAACGGCGATCTGTATCTGGTGGTCAATTTTACGAGCGACAAGACCTTCGAACGGGACGGCAGCAATCTGTCCTGTCAGGTGGAGGTGGATTATCTCACCGCCCTGTTAGGCGGCGAAGTCACGGTGCCCACCATGGAAAAGCCCGTGACCATGACCATCCCTCCCATGACCCGTTCGGGCAAACGCTTCAAGCTGCCCGGCAAGGGCATGCCCAGGATGAAATCGGAGGGCTGCGGAGACCTCTATGCAGTATGCAGGATCCGCATTCCTTCGGAGATCAGCCCGCAAGAAAAAGAGCTGCTGGAGCAGATACGGGCACTCAGAAAATAA